In the genome of Kiritimatiellia bacterium, one region contains:
- the menE gene encoding o-succinylbenzoate--CoA ligase, whose translation MSTIRCPLAEAAAISPHQTAIIEGAHLMIFTELDEMAARAARNLRRLGIGPGTRVALFLETSWRTVALLFGCWRAGVTACPLNTRLPRAAVEEQIRRIAARFLIARANSSDQELGGARILPPDELLIYREPDADEKFCWPLRLDAAATILFTSGSSGPPKAAEHSIANHYYSARGANQNIRLGSRDCWLLALPLYHVGGIGILFRCAMAGAAMAIPEAGESLERAQERYGVTHLSLVPTHLYRLIHGPGVPDSFRNVKAILVGGAPLPASLLAEALRRRWPVYTTYGLTEMASQVCTMTPTSPPAKRMTSGRVLNHREIRIAEDGEILVRGATLFNGYVNDGQLDRARDADGWFATGDLGSIDADGYLTVLGRKDNMFISGGENIQPEEIEAILCSMPEIEEAAVAPRPDPEFGARPVAFIRWRGDSVPEADLRARLAAVLPKYKIPDAFHPWPSNGDSPWKLDRAELRTRAASLP comes from the coding sequence ATGAGTACGATTCGATGTCCGCTGGCCGAGGCGGCGGCAATTTCGCCGCATCAGACCGCCATCATCGAGGGCGCGCATCTCATGATTTTTACAGAGCTGGATGAGATGGCCGCCCGCGCGGCCCGGAACCTGCGCCGGCTCGGCATCGGACCCGGCACGCGCGTCGCCCTGTTCCTCGAGACGTCATGGCGGACGGTCGCGCTACTGTTTGGCTGCTGGCGGGCGGGTGTGACCGCGTGCCCCCTGAACACGCGACTTCCCCGGGCCGCGGTGGAGGAGCAGATCCGACGGATCGCCGCCCGCTTTTTGATCGCGCGCGCCAATTCTTCGGATCAGGAACTCGGCGGGGCCCGAATCCTCCCACCGGATGAGTTACTGATCTATCGCGAGCCGGACGCCGACGAAAAATTTTGCTGGCCTCTACGCCTGGATGCGGCTGCCACGATCCTGTTCACCTCGGGCTCATCAGGCCCTCCCAAGGCGGCCGAGCATTCGATTGCAAACCACTATTACAGCGCGCGGGGCGCGAACCAGAACATCCGGCTCGGATCTCGGGATTGCTGGCTGCTGGCTTTGCCGCTCTACCATGTGGGGGGAATTGGTATCCTTTTCCGTTGCGCGATGGCGGGTGCGGCGATGGCTATTCCAGAGGCCGGCGAATCGCTGGAGCGGGCCCAGGAGCGCTATGGGGTGACCCATCTGTCCTTGGTCCCGACACACTTGTATCGATTAATCCACGGTCCAGGCGTTCCAGACTCGTTCCGCAATGTAAAGGCGATCCTCGTCGGCGGCGCGCCGTTGCCCGCAAGCCTCCTCGCGGAGGCGCTCCGCCGACGATGGCCGGTGTATACAACGTATGGGCTGACCGAAATGGCATCGCAGGTTTGCACAATGACACCGACCTCCCCCCCCGCCAAGCGCATGACAAGTGGGCGGGTACTGAATCACCGAGAGATCCGGATCGCTGAGGATGGCGAGATTCTCGTACGCGGCGCGACCCTCTTCAACGGCTATGTAAATGATGGCCAGTTGGATCGCGCCCGCGATGCCGATGGCTGGTTCGCGACCGGCGACCTCGGCTCGATCGATGCCGACGGGTATCTGACCGTTCTCGGTCGAAAGGACAATATGTTCATTTCCGGCGGCGAAAACATACAGCCGGAGGAGATCGAGGCGATCCTCTGCAGCATGCCCGAAATCGAGGAAGCGGCGGTGGCCCCGCGCCCCGACCCGGAATTCGGGGCGAGGCCCGTCGCCTTCATCCGTTGGCGCGGCGATTCGGTGCCGGAGGCCGACTTGCGCGCGAGGCTTGCGGCCGTTCTCCCGAAGTACAAGATTCCGGATGCGTTCCACCCTTGGCCCTCCAACGGAGATTCGCCGTGGAAACTGGATCGCGCCGAGCTCCGGACCCGCGCGGCGTCGCTGCCATGA
- a CDS encoding SGNH/GDSL hydrolase family protein produces MSARRRLLAAFLLCGCGWKGVEGDADGVRIMPLGDSITQGDYARESYRRPLWHLLKQAGFRVDFVGSMRRNYIAGPFQRDFDLDHEGHWGWTIDEVLEHLPAWAAAARPDAVLIHLGSNDLFRGEEPEQVARELERVIDILRQANPRVALFIAELIPAAGMEAEFAAANEQIRQLQSLGTAESPVFNVDMFTGFDPELHTYDGVHPNEAGEQVLAERWYEALRGWLGERAKETPPK; encoded by the coding sequence ATGAGCGCGCGACGTCGTTTGCTCGCCGCGTTTTTACTCTGTGGGTGCGGTTGGAAGGGCGTGGAAGGCGACGCGGACGGCGTGCGCATCATGCCGCTCGGCGATTCGATCACACAGGGAGACTACGCGCGCGAAAGCTATCGGCGCCCGCTGTGGCACCTTCTGAAACAGGCAGGATTCCGCGTGGATTTCGTCGGCTCCATGCGTCGGAATTACATCGCGGGGCCGTTTCAGCGCGATTTCGATCTAGACCATGAGGGGCACTGGGGCTGGACAATTGACGAGGTGTTGGAGCACTTGCCAGCTTGGGCTGCCGCGGCCCGCCCTGACGCTGTGCTGATCCATTTAGGGTCCAACGATTTGTTTCGAGGTGAAGAACCCGAGCAGGTTGCTCGCGAACTGGAAAGAGTCATCGATATCCTGCGGCAGGCCAATCCCCGAGTGGCCTTGTTTATCGCAGAACTTATCCCCGCGGCGGGCATGGAGGCAGAATTCGCCGCCGCCAACGAACAAATACGCCAGCTCCAGAGCCTCGGGACCGCGGAGTCGCCGGTGTTCAACGTCGACATGTTTACGGGCTTTGACCCCGAGCTACACACGTACGACGGCGTGCACCCCAATGAGGCCGGAGAACAGGTTCTTGCCGAACGCTGGTACGAAGCGTTGAGGGGATGGCTCGGCGAGAGGGCGAAAGAGACCCCTCCCAAATGA
- the menB gene encoding 1,4-dihydroxy-2-naphthoyl-CoA synthase — protein MATGIDWKPAGTYKDILYHKAEGIAKITINRPEVRNAFRPLTVREMIHALQDARLDESIGVIILTGAGDKAFCSGGDQRVRGDAGYQDEAGQHHLNVLDFQRDIRACPKPVIAMVNGYAIGGGHVLHVVCDLTIASENAIFGQVGPKVGSFDGGFGASYLARIVGQKKAREIWYLCRQYTAKEALEMGLVNAVVPLERLEEETVKWCREILEKSPLAIRCLKAAFNADCDGQAGLQQLAGNATLLYYMTEEAQEGKRAFLEKRKPDFTKFPRRP, from the coding sequence ATGGCGACCGGAATCGATTGGAAGCCGGCGGGTACGTACAAGGACATCTTGTACCACAAGGCCGAGGGTATCGCGAAAATCACCATCAACCGGCCCGAGGTCCGGAATGCCTTTCGACCGCTGACTGTCCGGGAGATGATCCACGCCCTGCAGGATGCGCGCCTGGATGAGTCGATTGGCGTGATCATCCTGACGGGGGCAGGGGACAAGGCCTTCTGCTCCGGAGGCGACCAGCGCGTGCGCGGCGATGCCGGCTATCAGGACGAGGCGGGCCAGCACCACCTCAACGTCCTCGATTTCCAACGGGATATCCGGGCCTGCCCCAAGCCGGTGATCGCAATGGTTAATGGCTATGCGATCGGGGGTGGCCACGTGCTGCATGTTGTCTGCGACCTGACGATCGCCTCCGAGAATGCGATCTTCGGCCAGGTCGGTCCGAAGGTCGGCTCCTTCGACGGCGGATTCGGCGCGTCGTATCTCGCGCGCATCGTTGGCCAGAAGAAAGCGCGCGAAATCTGGTATTTGTGCCGGCAGTATACCGCGAAAGAGGCGCTCGAAATGGGGCTCGTGAACGCCGTAGTTCCTCTCGAGCGGCTGGAGGAGGAAACCGTCAAGTGGTGTCGCGAAATTCTTGAAAAATCGCCGCTCGCGATCCGCTGTCTCAAAGCCGCCTTCAATGCCGATTGCGACGGTCAAGCGGGCCTGCAGCAACTCGCCGGAAATGCGACACTGCTGTACTATATGACTGAGGAAGCGCAGGAGGGGAAACGGGCGTTTTTGGAGAAAAGGAAGCCGGACTTTACCAAATTTCCGCGCAGGCCCTGA
- a CDS encoding HAD family hydrolase encodes MTTPPQIQHVVWDWNGTLLDDTALCIEIMNGLLAERGLPLLDEARYRRLFDFPVIEYYRRLGFDFSRDPFDVVGAEFIRRYEARRSEAPLQPRARETLAALKGAGFAQHVLSAYHAGTLETLLAEKGVRDFFEDVVGSDNVYAHGKLDQGREWIQRRRLNPSEVLLIGDTRHDFEVARAMGCLCLLVADGYHPREKLEPLGAPVVDDLRGVCEFLGLPEGS; translated from the coding sequence ATGACGACTCCTCCTCAAATTCAACATGTAGTTTGGGACTGGAACGGGACGTTGTTGGACGACACCGCGTTATGCATCGAGATTATGAACGGACTTTTGGCGGAGCGAGGGCTACCGCTGTTGGACGAGGCGAGATACCGGCGGTTGTTTGATTTCCCGGTGATCGAATACTACCGGCGGCTCGGCTTCGATTTCTCGCGGGATCCGTTCGACGTGGTCGGCGCGGAATTCATCCGGCGTTATGAGGCGCGCCGGTCCGAGGCGCCGCTTCAGCCGCGGGCGCGGGAGACTTTGGCGGCGTTGAAGGGGGCGGGGTTCGCACAGCATGTGCTGTCGGCCTATCACGCCGGTACCCTTGAAACTCTTCTTGCGGAAAAAGGCGTGCGCGATTTTTTCGAAGATGTCGTGGGCAGTGACAACGTGTATGCCCATGGCAAACTCGACCAGGGCCGCGAATGGATTCAGCGTCGTCGCCTTAACCCGTCGGAGGTCCTTCTCATAGGCGATACGAGGCATGATTTTGAGGTGGCGAGGGCGATGGGTTGCCTTTGCCTTTTGGTGGCCGACGGCTATCACCCCCGCGAGAAGCTCGAGCCGCTTGGCGCACCTGTTGTCGACGATCTGCGAGGTGTCTGCGAATTTCTTGGCCTTCCGGAGGGCAGCTAA
- the menC gene encoding o-succinylbenzoate synthase → MKVAHFEVRPYRLGLAKPLVLRAGELRTRDGALVRVISESGAEGWGDCAPLPSFSPESLDQAMQDLNACLDSVKGAEIRSFDELAAWAQSIGGVCSSARFAAESALASAAAAEAGESLAGWLLGTHSDICLVCALAAGPPDTWAEAAYWASADKFRVLKIKVGRAAMRREISAIFEAVSAAPTLRFRLDANRAWTAETALSFAREISTAPVDYLEEPFSGAFQPPDGWPGEIRLAQDESLWTDGDPAPPTPPVAAWILKPTLAGGLIRAVRLALRAKRAGCEAVWSSAYESGVGIRILGEIGGALGGFAGLDTLRALQRDLLEPPLSFVDGALDLRAARRSVVDW, encoded by the coding sequence GTGAAGGTCGCGCATTTCGAAGTCCGGCCGTACCGCCTGGGACTCGCCAAGCCGCTCGTTTTGCGAGCGGGCGAGCTGCGAACCAGGGACGGGGCGCTTGTCCGCGTGATTTCGGAATCCGGCGCGGAAGGGTGGGGCGATTGCGCGCCGCTGCCGAGCTTCAGCCCGGAATCTCTTGACCAGGCAATGCAGGACCTGAACGCGTGCCTCGACTCGGTGAAAGGTGCTGAAATTCGGTCGTTTGATGAGTTGGCGGCGTGGGCGCAGTCGATTGGGGGTGTGTGTTCCTCCGCGCGGTTCGCTGCGGAGAGCGCGTTGGCGTCCGCCGCTGCAGCCGAGGCAGGGGAATCGCTGGCGGGCTGGCTTTTGGGCACTCACTCGGACATCTGCCTAGTTTGCGCGCTTGCAGCCGGTCCACCGGATACATGGGCGGAGGCCGCCTACTGGGCCTCGGCGGACAAATTTCGCGTGTTGAAAATCAAGGTGGGGCGCGCAGCCATGCGTCGTGAAATCTCGGCGATTTTCGAGGCTGTCTCTGCCGCTCCGACCTTGCGGTTCCGGCTGGACGCCAACCGGGCGTGGACCGCGGAAACCGCCTTGTCGTTCGCGCGGGAGATCTCTACCGCGCCGGTCGATTATTTGGAGGAGCCTTTTTCCGGCGCCTTCCAACCGCCAGACGGTTGGCCCGGCGAAATTCGGCTGGCGCAGGATGAAAGCCTTTGGACCGATGGCGATCCAGCGCCGCCGACGCCGCCCGTGGCGGCCTGGATCCTAAAGCCGACCCTGGCAGGCGGGTTGATCCGCGCTGTTCGACTCGCGTTGCGAGCCAAACGCGCGGGCTGCGAGGCGGTGTGGAGCTCGGCCTACGAATCCGGAGTCGGAATCCGCATCCTGGGAGAGATCGGCGGGGCCCTGGGCGGTTTTGCGGGCCTTGACACGCTGCGCGCGCTCCAGCGTGATCTTCTAGAACCGCCGCTCTCGTTTGTTGACGGTGCGCTGGATCTGCGCGCAGCGCGGCGAAGTGTGGTAGATTGGTAA
- a CDS encoding 2-hydroxyacid dehydrogenase, with the protein MKVLIYDTHSYDREFLEAANRGRHELVFTSAQLDLQTAALANGFRAICTFVNDRATEAVIQRLAKGGTQLITQRSTGYNNIDVVAAEKHGITVMRVGSYSPYAVAEFAVGLLLALNRRIHRAYNRTREFNFRLAGLLGHDIHGSTVGVIGTGKIGAVFAKIMSGFGCSLVGYDVAPNPACLSLGMRYEALDVVLRTSDIVSLHVPLLPETYHLINRETLALMKPNAYLINTSRGGLIDTDALIDALRAGRIAGVGLDVYEEEEGVFFHDLSDQGINDDTLARLMTFPNVLVTGHQAFFTREAITTIAQTTIQNISDFEEGRINENVLRASK; encoded by the coding sequence ATGAAGGTACTCATATACGACACACATTCGTATGACCGTGAATTTCTCGAAGCGGCCAATCGCGGACGGCACGAACTCGTGTTTACCAGCGCTCAACTCGACCTTCAAACCGCGGCGCTGGCGAACGGGTTTCGCGCGATCTGCACCTTTGTCAACGACCGCGCCACGGAGGCGGTGATTCAACGTTTGGCAAAAGGCGGAACGCAGCTCATCACACAGCGTTCCACCGGATACAATAATATCGATGTTGTCGCAGCGGAAAAGCACGGCATCACCGTGATGCGCGTCGGCTCTTACTCGCCGTATGCAGTAGCTGAATTTGCTGTGGGCCTTTTGCTGGCGCTGAATCGTCGCATCCACCGCGCGTACAACAGAACGCGGGAATTCAATTTCCGGCTGGCGGGATTGCTCGGCCACGATATTCATGGGTCGACCGTGGGCGTGATCGGCACGGGAAAAATTGGGGCCGTATTTGCGAAAATCATGAGCGGATTTGGCTGCTCGTTGGTGGGCTATGACGTGGCACCAAATCCGGCGTGTCTCTCCCTTGGCATGCGGTATGAAGCGTTAGACGTCGTGCTCCGCACCTCGGATATCGTCAGTTTACATGTGCCGTTGCTGCCGGAGACGTATCATCTCATCAATCGCGAAACATTGGCCCTGATGAAGCCGAACGCCTATTTGATCAACACGAGTCGCGGCGGATTGATCGATACCGATGCGTTGATCGACGCGCTTCGCGCAGGGCGAATCGCCGGCGTCGGTCTCGATGTCTACGAAGAGGAAGAAGGCGTTTTCTTTCATGATTTATCCGATCAGGGGATCAACGACGATACGCTCGCTCGCCTGATGACGTTTCCTAACGTGCTCGTGACCGGTCACCAGGCCTTTTTCACACGCGAGGCGATCACCACGATCGCGCAAACCACGATTCAAAATATCTCTGACTTTGAAGAAGGCCGCATAAATGAGAATGTGTTGCGAGCCAGCAAATGA
- a CDS encoding acyl-CoA thioesterase, producing the protein MSHPQPMFVHKTSVRLHDTDAAGVLYFANQFRIAHEAYEAFMEQAGFGLGDVLKRGKIALPIVRADGDFRMPLHVGDPLELTLRLLRMGRTSFTLVCRLAKDGKTAGHVTTTHVAIDPRTRRKKELPAALRRALAPLKNTPLTA; encoded by the coding sequence ATGAGCCACCCTCAACCGATGTTTGTGCACAAGACCTCCGTGCGCCTGCACGACACCGATGCCGCTGGGGTTCTATATTTTGCGAACCAATTCCGCATCGCGCACGAGGCATATGAGGCTTTTATGGAACAGGCCGGATTTGGCCTCGGAGACGTGCTCAAACGTGGAAAGATCGCCCTGCCGATTGTCCGCGCAGATGGCGACTTCCGCATGCCGCTCCACGTCGGCGACCCGCTGGAGTTGACGCTGCGCCTGTTGCGGATGGGCCGAACGTCCTTCACATTGGTCTGCCGCTTGGCGAAGGACGGCAAAACCGCGGGCCACGTGACGACCACTCATGTGGCGATCGATCCGCGCACCCGCCGTAAAAAGGAACTTCCGGCAGCCCTTCGCCGGGCGCTCGCCCCGCTGAAGAACACGCCTCTCACCGCCTAG
- a CDS encoding 1,4-dihydroxy-2-naphthoate polyprenyltransferase, translated as MRSATVWISAARPKTLWASIAPVMMGTAMAQRAGSLDWPSALCALASALFIQIGTNYCNDVADFLKGADTESRRGPTRATVSGLVTPRQMIAATAIAFVLSAVFAAYLIWRAGWPLAVVGVLSIASGILYTAGPKPLAYVGLGDVFTLIFFGPVAVAGSYYVQTLEWSWTPVVAGLAPGLLSMAILTVNNLRDIETDARAGKRTLAVRFGAGFAKWEYTLCIVGAAVVPLVLVAYMGAPPNATAATVIVFAAIPAIRTVWGESNAALLNHVLAYTALLMLAFAMLFSIGWNL; from the coding sequence GTGAGGTCGGCGACGGTCTGGATTTCGGCCGCGCGGCCCAAAACCCTGTGGGCTTCGATCGCGCCGGTGATGATGGGGACCGCAATGGCCCAACGCGCCGGCTCGTTGGACTGGCCCTCGGCCCTGTGTGCGTTGGCCAGCGCGCTCTTTATTCAGATCGGCACGAACTACTGCAACGATGTCGCCGATTTCCTGAAGGGCGCAGATACCGAATCGCGCCGCGGCCCGACCCGCGCGACCGTGTCCGGGCTCGTCACACCGCGCCAGATGATAGCCGCGACAGCGATTGCCTTTGTCCTGTCTGCTGTTTTTGCCGCCTACCTCATATGGCGCGCGGGCTGGCCTCTGGCTGTGGTCGGCGTTTTGTCGATCGCATCTGGAATCCTCTATACGGCCGGGCCGAAACCTCTTGCCTACGTGGGTTTAGGCGACGTCTTTACGCTGATCTTTTTCGGTCCGGTTGCCGTGGCGGGTTCGTATTACGTCCAGACGCTGGAGTGGTCGTGGACGCCCGTTGTTGCGGGGCTTGCTCCGGGACTGCTCTCCATGGCGATCCTGACCGTGAACAATCTTCGGGACATCGAAACGGACGCGAGAGCCGGCAAACGAACCCTTGCCGTACGGTTTGGCGCCGGATTCGCAAAGTGGGAATATACCCTTTGTATCGTCGGTGCCGCGGTGGTGCCTCTTGTGCTGGTCGCATACATGGGCGCTCCGCCAAATGCCACTGCAGCCACTGTGATTGTGTTTGCCGCGATTCCCGCCATTCGAACCGTTTGGGGCGAATCGAATGCAGCTCTGCTGAACCATGTTCTCGCCTACACGGCCCTGTTGATGCTCGCCTTCGCGATGCTCTTCTCAATCGGGTGGAACCTGTGA
- the recG gene encoding ATP-dependent DNA helicase RecG produces MKEFRSLDWSTPVQYLKGVGANRAALLARLDIHTVRDLLLTLPRRYEDRRTFRPLRDLQHGEWAAVHVQVSRADWKSIGAGKGHFDAIVSDATGVARCRWYNAPYLKDQLAPGVRLILYGRAVRSRGALLLEHPELERVHDGESDLLNIGRIVPVYPSTEQLGQRALRRMVWNALEIYSPGLEDPLPESTRLRWQLPELRRALREVHFPDELEQAARARARLVFEEFLCMQLVLAAKKRRLEREVEGRPIQAAGRLREQLLASLPFTLTEDQRRALSEILSDMARPHPMHRLLQGDVGSGKTIVAACAAADAIECGLQVAMMAPTELLAQQHARTFERYLHPLGIRSALLIGSLGEREKALVRQQVAEGRIHLVAGTHALIQEQVEFRELGLVIIDEQHKFGVEQRGRLYRKGTQPHVLVMTATPIPRTLAMTWYGDLDVTIIRQKPPGRQPPETRVIRSQQLPLAYDFIRKQVAKGRQAYVVYPLVEESEQLEVRAATQMFEELRAGPLAGLRLGLVHGRMSPAERDIVMEKFRRGEIDVVVSTTVIEVGVDVPNATVMLIEHAERFGLAQLHQLRGRIGRGENKSFCILQGDPKTKEAWKRLKVLEQTHDGFRIAEEDFRIRGMGNLLGREQSGAMLFRNADPLQDVALLESARREAFRLIDEDPHLQRPEHQRLREAARALYRAAEPFVKVG; encoded by the coding sequence GTGAAGGAATTTAGGTCCTTGGATTGGAGTACGCCCGTCCAATATCTCAAAGGCGTGGGTGCGAACCGCGCGGCGCTCCTTGCGCGGCTGGACATTCACACGGTCCGCGATCTGTTGCTCACACTCCCGCGCCGCTACGAGGATCGCCGCACATTCCGGCCCTTGCGCGACCTGCAACACGGGGAATGGGCCGCCGTACACGTTCAGGTATCTCGGGCGGACTGGAAATCCATCGGCGCCGGGAAGGGGCACTTCGACGCGATCGTGTCCGATGCGACCGGGGTCGCGCGCTGTCGCTGGTATAACGCGCCTTACCTAAAGGACCAGCTCGCGCCGGGGGTCCGTCTGATTTTGTACGGTCGCGCCGTGAGGTCACGAGGCGCGCTCCTCCTCGAACATCCGGAACTGGAGCGCGTTCACGACGGGGAAAGCGACCTGCTCAATATCGGGCGTATTGTGCCCGTCTATCCTTCGACGGAACAACTGGGCCAGCGGGCGCTCCGCCGAATGGTGTGGAATGCGCTCGAAATCTATTCGCCCGGACTGGAAGACCCCCTACCGGAGTCGACAAGGCTTCGATGGCAGTTGCCGGAGCTGCGCCGGGCTCTTCGCGAGGTGCACTTTCCAGATGAGTTGGAACAGGCGGCGAGGGCTCGCGCCCGCCTCGTGTTTGAGGAGTTTTTGTGCATGCAACTGGTGTTAGCCGCCAAAAAAAGGCGGTTGGAGCGCGAAGTTGAAGGTCGCCCCATTCAGGCTGCCGGCAGGCTCCGCGAACAGCTCCTCGCCTCACTGCCGTTCACGCTGACAGAAGATCAGCGCCGCGCGCTCTCCGAAATCCTCTCCGATATGGCCCGGCCACACCCGATGCACCGCCTACTGCAGGGCGATGTCGGGTCCGGCAAAACCATCGTGGCGGCCTGCGCCGCCGCGGACGCCATCGAATGCGGCTTGCAGGTCGCCATGATGGCGCCCACGGAATTGCTGGCCCAACAGCACGCGCGAACCTTTGAAAGATACTTGCATCCACTGGGCATCCGGTCGGCGTTGCTGATTGGAAGCCTCGGTGAGCGGGAAAAGGCCTTGGTTCGCCAGCAGGTGGCGGAAGGTCGGATCCATCTGGTCGCTGGCACTCATGCCCTGATTCAGGAGCAGGTCGAATTCCGGGAACTCGGGCTGGTCATTATCGACGAACAGCACAAGTTCGGAGTAGAACAACGCGGGCGGTTGTACAGAAAAGGCACGCAGCCTCACGTGCTGGTCATGACGGCGACCCCTATCCCGCGGACCCTCGCGATGACATGGTATGGCGATCTCGATGTAACCATCATTCGGCAGAAGCCTCCGGGCCGCCAGCCGCCTGAAACACGGGTGATCCGCTCCCAGCAGCTTCCGTTGGCCTACGACTTTATTCGCAAACAGGTGGCGAAGGGGCGCCAGGCGTACGTGGTTTACCCCTTGGTGGAAGAGTCGGAACAACTCGAGGTTCGCGCGGCTACGCAAATGTTCGAGGAGCTGCGGGCCGGCCCACTCGCCGGACTGCGCCTCGGGCTGGTTCACGGAAGAATGTCGCCTGCCGAGCGAGACATCGTGATGGAGAAGTTCCGCCGAGGCGAGATCGACGTGGTAGTCTCGACCACCGTCATTGAGGTGGGTGTGGATGTCCCCAACGCCACGGTAATGCTGATCGAACATGCGGAGCGTTTCGGTCTGGCCCAGTTGCACCAGCTCCGGGGGCGGATCGGGCGCGGAGAGAACAAGTCCTTCTGCATTCTTCAGGGCGATCCGAAAACCAAAGAGGCCTGGAAACGTCTGAAAGTGCTGGAGCAAACGCATGACGGTTTCCGGATCGCCGAAGAAGATTTTCGGATCCGCGGGATGGGAAATTTGTTAGGCCGCGAGCAAAGCGGTGCCATGCTGTTCCGGAACGCGGACCCTCTTCAGGACGTCGCGCTGCTCGAATCAGCCCGCAGAGAGGCGTTCCGCCTCATCGATGAGGACCCGCACCTGCAGCGGCCGGAACATCAACGGCTGCGAGAGGCCGCTCGCGCGCTGTACCGCGCGGCAGAGCCATTCGTGAAAGTCGGTTGA